The Chroogloeocystis siderophila 5.2 s.c.1 genome includes a region encoding these proteins:
- a CDS encoding hemerythrin domain-containing protein, with product MDIIDLIKQEHQKITNLLAEMCNADVQKRYTLFNELSQAIELLTEVKQHFYPLLRQRCTDIIEQIAIAEDQYDHLKFLIAELELLSPATKEFEQKVYDLQKLVRLYIQEEDKVLGEASKRLTNAQRQQLSYDGKR from the coding sequence ATGGATATTATTGATTTAATTAAACAAGAACATCAAAAAATAACGAATTTATTAGCAGAAATGTGTAATGCAGATGTTCAAAAAAGATATACTCTCTTCAATGAACTTAGCCAAGCTATTGAATTACTCACAGAAGTAAAGCAACACTTCTATCCTTTGCTACGGCAACGATGCACAGATATTATTGAGCAAATTGCCATAGCTGAAGATCAATACGATCACCTTAAGTTCTTGATTGCGGAACTTGAGTTATTGAGTCCCGCGACAAAAGAGTTTGAGCAAAAAGTTTATGACTTGCAAAAATTAGTAAGACTTTATATCCAAGAAGAAGATAAGGTTTTAGGAGAAGCTAGTAAGCGCTTAACAAACGCACAACGACAGCAGTTATCGTATGATGGTAAAAGATAG
- a CDS encoding SDR family oxidoreductase has protein sequence MPEEQSLQPPQEQDQQPGLESEMTPKPKADDPQHQGSGKLLGKVAVITGGDSGIGRAVAIAFAKEGADVAIMYLNEHDDAKETKRLVEEKGRKATTIAGDIGDESFCKQAIEQVVQEFGKLDILVNNAAEQHPQESIEDISAEQLERTFRTNIFSMFYLTKAALKHLQEGSTIINTTSVTAYQGNQQLIDYSSTKGAIVAFTRSLSQSLVKKGIRVNAVAPGPIWTPLIPATFPEEKVAEFGKQVPMGRAGQPEEVASCYVFLAANDSSYIAGQVLHPNGGTIVNG, from the coding sequence ATGCCAGAAGAACAATCGTTGCAACCGCCACAAGAGCAAGACCAACAACCAGGACTTGAATCGGAAATGACGCCAAAGCCCAAGGCGGATGACCCTCAACATCAAGGTAGCGGTAAATTACTGGGTAAAGTTGCCGTGATTACTGGTGGTGATAGTGGTATTGGTCGTGCGGTGGCGATCGCCTTTGCAAAAGAAGGTGCTGACGTTGCGATCATGTACCTTAATGAACACGATGATGCGAAAGAAACAAAGCGCCTCGTAGAAGAAAAAGGACGTAAAGCGACAACGATCGCCGGAGATATTGGCGACGAAAGTTTTTGCAAGCAGGCGATCGAGCAAGTTGTCCAAGAGTTTGGTAAGCTTGATATTTTAGTGAACAATGCGGCCGAACAACATCCTCAAGAAAGCATTGAAGATATTAGCGCAGAACAATTGGAACGCACATTCCGCACGAATATTTTTTCGATGTTCTACCTAACCAAAGCAGCCCTGAAGCATCTTCAAGAAGGTAGCACAATCATTAATACAACCTCTGTAACTGCATATCAAGGTAATCAGCAGTTAATTGATTACTCTTCGACGAAAGGCGCGATCGTTGCGTTTACGCGATCGCTTTCCCAAAGCTTGGTGAAAAAAGGAATTCGGGTTAATGCTGTCGCACCAGGTCCAATTTGGACTCCGCTGATTCCTGCAACCTTTCCAGAAGAAAAAGTTGCAGAATTTGGCAAACAAGTTCCTATGGGTCGTGCAGGTCAACCGGAAGAAGTTGCTTCGTGTTATGTATTTCTTGCGGCTAATGATTCGTCTTATATTGCAGGGCAAGTTTTACACCCCAATGGTGGCACGATCGTTAATGGTTAA
- a CDS encoding peptide ligase PGM1-related protein, giving the protein MQTLDPSLIETQHIEVFKQLQSQLRDRWATIELFDQSDADILVIPSLSVDQRELLKIPGCHHYEERLLFSLIRLQNPRTRLIYVTSQPIHPSVIDYYLQLLPGIPFSHARDRLLLLSTYDSSLKPLTQKILERPRLIQRIRQALDLKNAYMICYNSSFLESELSVRIGVPLYACDPQLSIWGTKSGSRQIFTESGVPHPDGSGSVWNAQELAAEAANLWERKPEIKRLVVKLNEGISGEANALLDLKPIHHLAPGSATREQRIEAITQRFGTMSFQATSENWANFSTRIPELGAIVEEFIEGDIKRSPSVQGRITPSGEVEILSTHDQILGGPDGQIYLGCRFPADEAYRMRLQELGTKVGRKLAEKGALERFGVDFIAVQQPDRNGIQHWDLQAIEINLRKGGTTHPFMTLKLLTNGRYHPATGMFYSPHGRPKYYIATDNLQKERYRGLLPSDLMDIIAYHRLHFDTGTETGTVFHLMGCLSEFGKLGLTSIGDSPQQAEEIYNKVVKILDEETRHNPHNLTWELDACGPIIWNGAT; this is encoded by the coding sequence ATGCAAACGTTAGATCCTTCATTAATAGAAACGCAACATATCGAAGTATTCAAACAGCTACAATCTCAGTTACGCGATCGCTGGGCAACAATCGAATTGTTTGACCAAAGTGATGCTGATATCTTGGTCATTCCTTCATTGAGTGTAGACCAACGCGAACTCCTCAAAATACCAGGCTGTCATCACTATGAAGAACGTTTACTGTTCTCTTTGATTCGCCTGCAAAACCCGCGTACCCGCCTGATTTATGTCACTTCGCAGCCGATACATCCAAGTGTCATAGACTACTATTTGCAGCTTTTACCAGGAATTCCCTTTTCCCACGCCCGCGATCGCCTGCTACTCCTTTCGACTTACGATTCCTCACTCAAACCCCTGACGCAAAAAATTCTCGAACGTCCGCGCCTCATTCAACGAATACGTCAAGCGCTCGACCTCAAAAACGCCTATATGATCTGCTATAACTCATCTTTTCTAGAAAGCGAGTTGTCTGTGCGCATCGGAGTTCCCTTGTATGCCTGCGATCCCCAACTATCAATTTGGGGGACAAAAAGCGGAAGTCGGCAAATCTTTACCGAAAGTGGTGTACCGCATCCTGATGGAAGTGGTAGCGTATGGAATGCGCAAGAATTAGCCGCAGAAGCTGCCAATTTATGGGAACGTAAACCCGAAATTAAACGCCTAGTCGTTAAACTCAACGAAGGAATTTCTGGCGAAGCAAACGCTTTACTTGACTTAAAACCAATTCATCATTTAGCACCTGGAAGTGCAACACGCGAACAACGCATCGAAGCAATTACTCAGCGCTTTGGTACGATGAGTTTTCAAGCCACCTCCGAAAATTGGGCAAACTTTTCGACTCGCATTCCTGAATTAGGCGCAATTGTTGAAGAATTTATTGAAGGAGATATTAAGCGATCGCCCAGCGTTCAAGGTCGTATTACCCCAAGTGGAGAGGTAGAAATTCTTTCAACACACGATCAAATTCTTGGTGGTCCTGACGGTCAAATTTATCTTGGTTGTCGCTTTCCCGCCGATGAAGCCTATCGGATGCGGCTACAAGAATTAGGGACAAAAGTTGGTAGAAAACTAGCTGAAAAAGGTGCTTTAGAACGCTTTGGTGTTGATTTTATTGCTGTACAACAACCTGATCGTAACGGCATACAACACTGGGATTTACAAGCAATTGAAATTAATTTACGCAAGGGTGGAACAACACATCCATTCATGACGCTGAAACTATTAACTAATGGACGTTATCACCCAGCAACGGGAATGTTTTATAGCCCGCATGGTCGTCCAAAATACTACATTGCCACCGACAATTTACAAAAAGAGCGCTATCGCGGTTTACTTCCTAGCGACTTAATGGATATCATTGCTTATCATCGGCTACATTTTGACACTGGAACCGAAACAGGTACAGTTTTTCATCTAATGGGTTGCCTTTCAGAGTTTGGCAAACTTGGATTAACAAGTATCGGTGATTCTCCGCAACAAGCTGAGGAAATTTATAACAAAGTCGTGAAAATTTTAGATGAAGAAACGCGCCACAATCCTCATAACCTTACTTGGGAGTTAGACGCTTGCGGTCCTATTATTTGGAACGGTGCAACTTGA